From a region of the Tursiops truncatus isolate mTurTru1 chromosome 2, mTurTru1.mat.Y, whole genome shotgun sequence genome:
- the UBAP1L gene encoding ubiquitin-associated protein 1-like — protein sequence MNALDGVPFKVPKGFVIGTEPLPGPELSVPDCRELLLGSMYDFSLERRALFWVEAVVRGPCQVQCDAPGAASAPPAWLLLVSPEQGLEPMPAAAEGPEARPQEHPEEEEVEEKDQDEEEAFSTMEEEPDPCSPQPSSSASPSLSQHRCSLDVLRGVRSELAGARRRLSECRLAARPRSLLHRIRHRALSLCPGPTSPLGPALPLPSAPVPPPGPEPSLPSTPALPPRPSTAGDVPPLRSHRPVVASLSPHTCLPPPGQVPQPLATHRLHPDSADLLSALSQEEQDLIGPVVALGYPLHRAIMALQKTGRQSLSQFLSYLSACDRLLRQGYEEGLVDEAMEMFQFSESQAGEFLRLSEQFRDMGFQQDRIKEVLLVHGNRREQALEELVACAQ from the exons ATGAATGCCCTGGATGGTGTCCCCTTCAAGGTGCCCAAGGGCTTTGTGATAGGCACAGAGCCCCTCCCTGGGCCAGAGCTCAGTGTCCCAGACTGCAGGGAGCTTCTGCTGGGTTCTATG TATGACTTCAGCCTGGAGAGGAGGGCACTCTTCTGGGTGGAGGCTGTAGTCCGGGGACCCTGCCAGGTCCAGTGCGATGCCCCGGGGGCAGCTTCAGCCCCTCCCGCCTGGCTCTTGCTGGTCAGCCCTGAGCAAGGGCTGGAGCCCATGCCTGCCGCAGCGGAAGGTCCTGAGGCTAGACCGCAGGAGCATcctgaggaggaagaggtggaggAGAAGGACCAGGATGAGGAAGAAGCCTTCTCTACCATGGAGGAAGAGCCGGAtccctgcagcccccagcccagctcctcgGCGAGCCCCAGCCTGAGCCAACACCGGTGCTCGCTGGACGTGCTGCGCGGCGTGAGGTCGGAGCTGGCCGGGGCGCGGCGGCGGCTCTCTGAGTGCAGACTGGCCGCCCGCCCCCGCAGTCTCCTGCACCGCATCCGCCACCGAGCTCTGAGCCTCTGCCCTGGCCCCACGTCACCCCTGGGCCCGGCACTCCCGCTCCCCAGCGCCCCAGTGCCACCCCCGGGCCCCGAGCCATCGCTCCCCAGCACCCCTGCGCTGCCCCCGCGGCCCTCCACGGCTGGCGACGTGCCTCCGCTGCGGAGCCACAGGCCCGTGGTTGCG TCCCTCAGCCCGCATACCTGCCTGCCACCTCCTGGGCAGGTGCCCCAGCCTCTCGCCACCCACAGATTGCACCCTGATTCTGCTGATTTGCTGTCCGCCCTGAGCCAGGAGGAGCAAGACCTCATCGGGCCAGTGGTCGCCCTGGGGTATCCCTTGCACAGGGCTATCATGGCTCTACAGAAGACTGGGCGGCAGAGCCTGAGCCAG TTTCTCAGCTACCTTAGCGCCTGTGACCGGCTATTGCGACAGGGCTACGAGGAAGgcctggtggatgaggccatgGAGATGTTCCAGTTCTCCGAGAGCCAG GCAGGGGAGTTCCTGCGCCTCTCAGAGCAGTTCAGAGACATGGGCTTCCAGCAGGACCGGATCAAGGAGGTGCTGCTGGTCCATGGCAACCGCCGTGAGCAAGCCCTGGAGGAGCTGGTAGCCTGCGCCCAGTGA